Proteins encoded in a region of the Coffea eugenioides isolate CCC68of chromosome 4, Ceug_1.0, whole genome shotgun sequence genome:
- the LOC113769309 gene encoding uncharacterized protein LOC113769309, with amino-acid sequence MKMMKAVKKLKFWSRKQKKKKKKALFIDNPPPPPCHCQYQYYCPPYEPSAPPLPTSSSSSSWVEYDHEAQDTVYANSKFISFTSSNPAQVQDPTFGPQDFGSVPQPRPQDPTMPAAASITSYQQYMVPNPAYGVPLLPQVRRERRGGTFGCMFAFRAHLFRCFFPCFHIQEAKR; translated from the coding sequence ATGAAGATGATGAAGGCCGTGAAGAAGCTCAAGTTCTGGTCAAGaaagcagaagaagaagaagaagaaggcaTTGTTCATTGAtaacccaccaccaccaccatgcCATTGTCAGTACCAATATTACTGTCCGCCGTATGAGCCCTCTGCTCCACCATTACcaacatcatcatcttcatcatcatggGTTGAGTACGATCACGAGGCTCAAGACACCGTCTATGCAAACTCTAAGTTTATCTCATTCACCTCATCAAACCCAGCTCAAGTTCAAGATCCCACATTTGGTCCGCAAGACTTCGGTTCGGTTCCACAACCCAGACCGCAAGATCCTACAATGCCAGCTGCTGCCAGCATTACTTCCTATCAGCAGTACATGGTGCCAAATCCTGCTTACGGTGTTCCACTTCTACCTCAAGTTCGAAGAGAAAGGAGGGGTGGAACCTTTGGGTGCATGTTTGCCTTCAGAGCTCATTTGTTTCGTTGCTTCTTTCCATGCTTCCACATTCAGGAAGCCAAAAGGTGA
- the LOC113769310 gene encoding protein NUCLEAR FUSION DEFECTIVE 4-like produces MRVRSYTEGVLKSHHTLAFLSGQGFLGLSGAVVIQVYDTLFEGNPCTFLLILALLPTLISILLMWLVKIDAAARTRDEKKYLNGFSVVSLVVAAYLMILIILENAVTLPLWSRIITFLVLLSLLSSPLGVACKAQSDSSLNLAYTSSVGTPLMDEAEPIKQETTSSQPANPVDIHPDDDEVQNKSGSEDMLNPGAELNLFQAMRTVNFWLLFIAMICGMGSGLATTNNISQIGQSLGYSTVERSTLVSLWSIWNFLGRFGAGYASDIFLHRRGWARPLLMALTLAAMTAGHVVIASGFSGNLFIGSVLVGVCYGSQWSLMPTITSEIFGVRHLGTIFNTIAVASPIGSYVLSVRVIGYIYDRHAAGEENTCYGKYCFISSFFILASVTLLGFLVALALFFRTRRFYSQLLIRWLRRAATF; encoded by the coding sequence ATGCGTGTTCGGAGCTACACAGAGGGTGTATTGAAAAGTCATCATACCCTTGCATTCTTGTCTGGGCAGGGATTTTTAGGCTTGAGCGGAGCAGTTGTAATTCAAGTGTACGACACTTTGTTTGAAGGCAATCCTTGCACTTTCTTGTTAATCCTCGCACTGCTTCCTACTCTCATTTCCATCTTGCTTATGTGGTTGGTCAAGATTGATGCAGCAGCACGCACCAGAGATGAGAAGAAATATTTGAATGGCTTCTCTGTAGTTTCCCTGGTCGTTGCTGCCTACCTTATGATCCTAATAATCTTGGAAAATGCCGTCACTTTGCCACTATGGTCTCGAATCATTACCTTTCTTGTTCTCCTTTCTCTGCTGTCTTCACCCCTTGGTGTTGCATGTAAAGCTCAGAGTGATAGCTCACTGAACCTTGCATACACATCTTCCGTCGGGACTCCTTTGATGGATGAGGCTGAGCCAATTAAGCAGGAGACAACGTCGTCTCAACCTGCAAATCCCGTGGACATTCATCCTGATGATGATGAAGTTCAAAACAAATCCGGCTCTGAGGATATGCTCAACCCTGGAGCGGAGTTAAACCTCTTCCAAGCAATGAGAACTGTCAACTTCTGGTTGCTGTTCATTGCTATGATATGTGGGATGGGTTCAGGGCTGGCCACAACAAACAACATCAGCCAAATAGGACAATCTCTTGGCTACTCAACTGTCGAGAGGAGTACACTGGTTTCGTTGTGGAGCATCTGGAACTTTTTAGGCCGCTTTGGAGCTGGATATGCATCGGATATTTTCCTCCACAGGAGAGGCTGGGCAAGGCCTTTGCTCATGGCTCTTACGCTAGCAGCCATGACCGCTGGCCATGTGGTTATTGCTTCTGGATTTTCTGGGAACTTGTTCATCGGTTCGGTGTTAGTCGGTGTATGCTATGGCTCTCAATGGTCCTTGATGCCTACCATTACCTCCGAGATATTTGGAGTCCGACATTTGGGTACGATATTCAACACGATAGCTGTGGCCAGTCCCATTGGATCTTACGTCCTCTCTGTTAGAGTTATTGGCTACATTTATGACAGACATGCTGCAGGCGAAGAAAATACATGCTACGGCAAGTACTGCTTCATTTCATCTTTCTTCATCTTGGCATCTGTTACTCTCCTCGGATTCCTCGTTGCACTGGCACTATTTTTCAGGACGAGAAGGTTTTATTCCCAGCTTCTGATTCGATGGTTGAGGCGCGCTGCAACCTTCTAG